The following proteins are co-located in the Spirosoma montaniterrae genome:
- a CDS encoding carbonic anhydrase: protein MSLYEKVFENNREWVASQLAQDPTYFSQMALGQEPEFLYIGCSDSRVQPENFMGVSPGEVFVYRNVANLIPNNDISSISVTQYAVEYLHVKHIIVCGHYGCGGVRAALDNKDLGKLNIWLRNIDDVYRLHRDELNALPDENARFRRLVELNVQEQCLNIMKFSFVQHARAKGEYPRIHGWVYDIATGTVKDLEIDMSKFTDELKVYQLK, encoded by the coding sequence ATGTCGCTTTACGAAAAAGTTTTTGAGAACAACCGCGAATGGGTCGCCAGCCAACTGGCCCAAGACCCAACTTACTTTTCGCAGATGGCTTTAGGCCAGGAACCTGAGTTTCTGTACATTGGCTGTTCCGACAGCCGGGTTCAGCCTGAAAATTTTATGGGTGTTAGTCCGGGCGAGGTGTTTGTGTATCGCAACGTTGCCAACCTGATTCCTAACAACGATATCAGTTCGATATCTGTAACGCAGTATGCCGTCGAGTATTTGCACGTGAAGCATATCATTGTGTGCGGGCACTACGGTTGCGGGGGCGTTCGGGCTGCTTTAGATAACAAAGACCTTGGTAAACTAAACATCTGGCTCCGCAATATTGACGATGTATACCGGCTTCATCGGGATGAGTTGAATGCCTTGCCTGATGAAAATGCCCGCTTCCGCCGGCTGGTTGAGCTTAACGTACAGGAGCAGTGCCTGAATATTATGAAATTTTCATTTGTGCAACACGCACGGGCTAAAGGCGAATACCCGCGCATTCATGGCTGGGTGTATGACATTGCTACGGGAACGGTGAAAGATCTGGAAATTGATATGAGCAAATTCACCGACGAATTAAAGGTATATCAATTGAAGTAG
- a CDS encoding nucleotidyltransferase family protein, producing MQLNRPIIQQFLTTQPVRRAYLFGSQARNESTSESDVDILVELDDTADLFQFANMQLQLSKLLQMPVDLVSANGVSPYIRPFIEQDKILIYEKQDQ from the coding sequence ATGCAACTGAATCGGCCTATTATACAACAATTTTTGACGACGCAGCCCGTAAGAAGAGCCTATCTTTTTGGCTCGCAGGCCCGTAACGAGTCAACGTCTGAAAGCGACGTTGACATTCTGGTTGAGCTTGATGACACCGCCGACTTATTTCAGTTCGCCAATATGCAGTTGCAGTTGTCTAAACTCTTGCAGATGCCGGTTGATTTAGTTTCGGCAAACGGCGTTTCGCCCTACATACGGCCATTTATTGAGCAAGACAAAATACTGATTTATGAAAAACAAGATCAGTGA
- the pyrR gene encoding bifunctional pyr operon transcriptional regulator/uracil phosphoribosyltransferase PyrR, with amino-acid sequence MNHQRLILSSPLLEIVISRLAQQLIENHQDFADTVLLGMQPRGIYFAERMARELSRSLGREVPLGYLDATFYRDDFRRRDTPLRPNATHVPFVVDNKRVVLIDDVLATGRMVRAALDAMTAFGRPRKVELLVLIDRRYNRDLPIRPDYTGKRVNTLESQRVLVEWTEQGADADRIWLVE; translated from the coding sequence ATGAACCACCAACGCCTGATTCTCTCCAGTCCGTTGCTCGAGATCGTGATTAGCCGACTGGCGCAACAGTTAATTGAAAACCACCAGGATTTTGCCGACACGGTACTGCTTGGTATGCAGCCGCGTGGTATTTATTTTGCCGAGCGGATGGCCCGCGAACTTAGCCGCTCGCTGGGTCGTGAGGTGCCGTTGGGGTATCTGGATGCAACGTTTTACCGCGACGATTTTCGCCGACGCGATACGCCCCTGCGCCCTAATGCTACGCACGTGCCATTTGTAGTTGACAATAAACGTGTAGTGCTGATCGACGACGTGCTGGCAACGGGTCGCATGGTTCGGGCTGCACTCGATGCTATGACCGCCTTCGGACGACCGCGCAAAGTTGAACTGCTGGTGCTGATTGACCGGCGGTATAACCGCGATCTGCCCATCAGGCCCGACTACACCGGCAAGCGCGTCAACACGCTCGAATCGCAGCGGGTATTGGTCGAATGGACTGAGCAGGGAGCCGACGCCGACCGCATCTGGCTCGTAGAATGA
- a CDS encoding DUF86 domain-containing protein, producing MKNKISELARLNHMHEALGHIMQFTNGLTYEEYSQDFKLRLALLKLLEIVGEAARFIGDDTRLKFSDIEWETLYVVRNILVHEYFGVDYAIIWRAIQEKVPTLHEKPSVIIQQTDNQGYSVD from the coding sequence ATGAAAAACAAGATCAGTGAATTGGCACGACTCAATCATATGCACGAAGCGTTGGGTCACATTATGCAGTTTACCAACGGGCTTACGTATGAAGAATACAGCCAGGACTTCAAGCTCCGGCTGGCATTACTAAAGCTGTTGGAAATTGTGGGAGAAGCCGCACGCTTTATTGGTGACGATACCCGGCTTAAGTTTAGCGACATTGAATGGGAAACGTTGTACGTAGTTCGAAACATTCTTGTACACGAGTACTTCGGCGTCGATTACGCCATAATCTGGCGTGCCATCCAAGAGAAGGTGCCGACGCTGCATGAAAAACCATCGGTTATCATTCAACAAACTGATAATCAGGGGTACAGCGTAGATTAG
- a CDS encoding outer membrane beta-barrel protein, which produces MNTVKHLLTSAFIAASATAFAQTTVTITTQTDSTVTTVRKPARSFDRVVNDFSIYLGINAFGAGMPTGYDFRPIGSRFVALAWHKRIPLGTSGSTKFRLITGPEVAWNNFMFEGNNRLIEQNNQLIVEAAPNELRKSKVVTTQLNLPLMLNIKFRSRFTLNAGAYAGMRLDSYTSVKPVGGSTVRTHGAFNLNPIRWGLTTELGFRGEGKLFVRYEPNSPFRSGEGPNASVWAVGVKL; this is translated from the coding sequence ATGAATACCGTAAAACACCTCCTGACTTCGGCTTTCATTGCTGCTTCGGCCACTGCCTTTGCCCAGACCACGGTTACAATCACCACCCAAACCGACTCAACCGTAACGACCGTTCGGAAACCCGCTCGTTCCTTCGACCGTGTCGTTAACGATTTCAGTATCTATCTCGGCATTAACGCCTTTGGCGCAGGAATGCCCACTGGCTACGATTTCCGGCCCATCGGTTCGCGCTTTGTGGCTCTGGCATGGCACAAACGTATTCCACTCGGCACCAGCGGCTCGACAAAGTTTCGCCTGATTACCGGCCCTGAAGTGGCCTGGAACAACTTCATGTTTGAAGGAAATAACCGGCTAATCGAGCAAAACAATCAGCTTATCGTTGAAGCCGCTCCTAATGAACTACGCAAATCGAAGGTTGTAACCACGCAACTGAATTTGCCGCTGATGCTGAACATAAAGTTCAGATCGCGTTTTACGCTGAATGCGGGAGCCTACGCCGGTATGCGGCTCGACAGTTATACGTCGGTGAAACCCGTCGGCGGCTCGACTGTTCGGACGCACGGCGCGTTTAACCTCAATCCTATTCGCTGGGGCCTGACCACCGAACTCGGCTTCCGGGGCGAAGGTAAACTCTTCGTTCGCTACGAACCAAACAGCCCCTTCCGCTCCGGCGAAGGTCCCAACGCCAGTGTCTGGGCCGTAGGCGTGAAGCTGTAA
- a CDS encoding outer membrane beta-barrel protein: MKTTFLCSIFFIAALTTAFGQVLKRGTVSGQVATTSGKPLEFTTMMLLKAQDSTLVKGAISDTDGKYAFENVGAGNYRVVAQQIGYRKTYSVPFAINEAQPAFELPALAMAEESKNLTEVKVTGQKPFIEQQVDRTVVNVENSIVASGNTALEVLEKAPGVTIDRQNDQIQLKGKSGVIVYIDGKQTYLSQQEVSNLLKNTPSDNIASIEIITNPGSKYDAAGNSGIINIKMKKNKNFGTNGSFIVGTGYGWFNNLNGQRDDLPKFNTSLNLNHRDSKVNVFGNYSYVNRQSAQYNEINRVIPFEGRNTFFEQRSFRPNQFVGHSYKTGLDYFINSKSTIGVLFNGFVNVWESPGLNNTLIFNENQQLTSKATTETYFKNPLTNYTGNINYKYEFDGKGRELTVDADYVRYSGTNQSNLGTVYLNAENVPTRPRQDIRNQMPSVINIMAFKTDYVHPLKNGAKFEAGLKTSLVKADNNTIFDTLRQEAREWLFDASRSNHFLYDENINAAYVNYAGTLGKKLKVQAGLRAEHTHSVGNSLTLSQRVERNYLNLFPTLFLSRQLDSTNVLNFSFSRRIDRPDYQNLNPFVFYLDPFTYQQGNPFLRPQYTNAVELTHVYKGAITTTLGFSRTTDFINRETPRQIPEQNITYVIAENLGHLDNLNLNVSFPVVVAKWWRMQNNVAGHYQYYQAVYSGTPFEIKQFTYNLYTSNNFTISKTLTAELSGWYNSPALYGFYQAQAMGGFALGVQKKVMDGKGNIKLNISDPFWLNYFRGRAQVQDINFFVLSRWESRRFNLTFTYRFGNQDVKAARQRQSATSSEQSRAGGNN; encoded by the coding sequence ATGAAAACGACTTTTCTCTGTTCAATCTTCTTCATAGCCGCTCTGACAACGGCATTTGGGCAAGTCCTGAAGCGAGGCACAGTGAGCGGGCAGGTAGCAACAACCAGCGGTAAGCCCCTTGAGTTTACGACCATGATGCTGCTAAAAGCACAGGACTCAACGCTGGTGAAAGGAGCCATCAGCGACACAGACGGGAAATATGCCTTTGAGAATGTAGGCGCGGGCAACTACCGGGTGGTAGCGCAACAGATCGGTTATCGCAAAACGTATAGTGTACCGTTCGCGATTAACGAAGCACAGCCCGCTTTTGAATTACCCGCCCTGGCAATGGCCGAAGAATCGAAAAACCTGACCGAAGTGAAGGTAACAGGCCAGAAACCATTTATCGAGCAGCAGGTTGACCGCACCGTGGTAAACGTAGAAAACAGCATTGTTGCCAGTGGCAATACGGCTCTCGAAGTACTGGAAAAAGCACCCGGCGTGACCATCGACCGGCAAAACGATCAGATTCAGCTAAAAGGAAAATCGGGCGTAATTGTCTACATCGATGGCAAGCAAACCTACCTTTCGCAGCAGGAAGTGTCGAATCTGCTCAAAAATACACCGTCCGACAATATTGCGTCGATTGAGATTATTACCAATCCCGGCTCAAAATACGATGCGGCTGGTAATTCGGGGATCATCAATATTAAGATGAAAAAGAACAAAAACTTTGGCACCAACGGCTCATTTATTGTCGGCACTGGCTACGGCTGGTTCAACAACCTGAACGGTCAGCGCGACGACCTGCCCAAGTTTAATACATCGCTCAACCTGAATCACCGCGACAGTAAGGTAAACGTGTTTGGTAATTACAGCTACGTAAATCGGCAGAGCGCGCAGTACAATGAAATCAACCGGGTAATTCCGTTTGAGGGGCGTAATACGTTCTTTGAACAACGCTCGTTTCGGCCTAATCAGTTTGTAGGGCATTCGTACAAAACCGGCCTGGATTATTTCATTAACTCGAAAAGTACCATTGGCGTACTGTTCAACGGTTTTGTGAATGTCTGGGAGTCGCCGGGGTTGAATAACACGCTGATTTTTAATGAAAATCAACAGCTTACCAGCAAAGCTACTACCGAAACCTATTTCAAAAATCCGCTGACCAATTATACCGGCAACATCAACTACAAATATGAATTTGACGGAAAAGGGCGCGAACTGACTGTCGATGCCGACTATGTTCGCTACAGCGGCACCAACCAATCGAACCTCGGCACCGTGTATCTGAATGCCGAAAACGTACCGACGCGCCCCCGGCAGGATATACGCAACCAAATGCCTTCTGTTATCAACATTATGGCATTCAAAACAGATTATGTGCATCCCCTGAAAAACGGAGCCAAGTTTGAGGCCGGGTTGAAAACCAGTTTAGTGAAAGCCGATAACAACACTATTTTCGATACGCTACGGCAGGAAGCCCGCGAATGGCTGTTCGATGCCAGCCGCTCAAACCACTTCCTGTACGACGAAAACATCAACGCAGCTTATGTAAACTACGCTGGCACACTGGGCAAAAAGCTGAAAGTACAGGCCGGGCTGCGGGCCGAACATACGCACTCGGTGGGTAACTCGCTCACACTCAGTCAACGCGTGGAGCGGAACTACCTGAATCTGTTTCCAACGCTTTTTCTGTCGCGACAGTTGGATTCGACAAATGTCCTGAACTTCTCGTTCAGCCGTCGAATCGACCGGCCCGACTACCAGAACCTGAATCCGTTTGTGTTTTACTTAGACCCGTTCACCTATCAGCAGGGCAACCCGTTTCTGCGCCCGCAGTATACCAATGCGGTTGAGTTGACGCACGTTTACAAGGGGGCCATCACAACTACGCTGGGTTTTAGCCGCACTACCGACTTTATCAACCGCGAAACGCCCCGGCAAATACCTGAGCAAAATATCACCTACGTGATTGCCGAAAATCTCGGTCATTTGGATAACCTCAACCTGAACGTGAGCTTCCCGGTTGTAGTAGCCAAATGGTGGCGGATGCAGAACAATGTAGCCGGGCACTATCAGTACTATCAGGCCGTGTATTCGGGCACACCGTTTGAGATCAAGCAGTTTACGTACAATCTCTACACCTCGAACAACTTTACCATCAGTAAAACGCTGACTGCCGAACTGTCGGGTTGGTACAATTCGCCCGCGTTGTATGGATTCTATCAGGCGCAGGCGATGGGCGGTTTCGCACTCGGTGTGCAAAAGAAAGTGATGGACGGCAAAGGCAATATTAAGCTGAACATTAGCGACCCGTTCTGGCTCAACTACTTCCGGGGGCGGGCGCAGGTGCAGGATATCAACTTCTTCGTGCTGTCGCGTTGGGAGAGCCGCCGGTTCAACCTCACATTCACCTATCGTTTCGGTAATCAAGACGTAAAAGCAGCCCGCCAACGCCAAAGCGCCACATCGAGCGAGCAAAGCCGGGCGGGGGGAAATAATTGA
- a CDS encoding YheT family hydrolase, translated as MPLIAPSSYEPPAHLWNGHLQTIIPSLFRKVTIPYVRERISTPDDDFLDVDWAFSVKSEKLRVNSEGLLESNFSLLTFHSSLIILSHGLEGSSASPYLVGMARYMSSQGFDCLAWHYRSCSGEMNRQQRFYHIGETGDLHFIINYALTKGYQTIYLIGFSAGGSMTLKYLGEQGAALHPAIKRAVTFSVPLDLMGSARRLEQWDSLVYNYRFNRTLKRKIAEKAAIMPGVFDTAKLRQARSVREFDNLFTAPQNGFRDVTDYYTKSSSLQYLPKIVIPTLIVSAKNDPFLSPECFPEAVGQELTNVWMEFPKAGGHCGFPPRTGGINGDGTSFRPFWSEERALAFLIENQ; from the coding sequence ATGCCGCTGATTGCCCCGTCGTCTTACGAACCGCCCGCCCACCTTTGGAATGGGCACCTGCAAACCATTATTCCTTCGTTGTTTCGTAAGGTTACAATTCCCTACGTCCGCGAGCGCATCAGCACACCCGATGATGACTTTCTGGATGTAGACTGGGCTTTTTCAGTTAAGAGTGAAAAGTTAAGAGTGAACAGTGAAGGGTTATTGGAATCAAACTTTTCACTCTTAACTTTTCACTCTTCATTAATCATTCTCTCTCACGGTCTCGAAGGCAGTTCGGCCAGCCCCTATTTGGTAGGCATGGCGAGATACATGAGCAGTCAGGGATTCGATTGTTTGGCGTGGCATTACCGCTCGTGCAGTGGCGAGATGAATCGGCAACAGCGGTTTTATCACATCGGCGAAACCGGCGATCTACATTTCATCATCAATTACGCGCTTACCAAAGGATATCAAACAATATACCTGATTGGCTTTAGCGCGGGTGGCAGCATGACGCTCAAGTATTTGGGCGAACAGGGCGCGGCCCTGCATCCGGCTATCAAACGCGCTGTCACGTTCTCGGTGCCGCTCGACCTGATGGGGTCGGCCCGGCGGCTCGAACAGTGGGATAGTTTGGTGTATAACTACCGATTCAACCGAACGCTAAAGCGCAAAATCGCGGAGAAGGCAGCCATCATGCCCGGCGTTTTCGACACAGCCAAGTTGCGACAGGCCCGGTCGGTGCGCGAGTTTGACAACCTGTTTACAGCCCCGCAAAACGGCTTTCGCGACGTAACAGACTATTACACAAAGAGCAGTTCGCTGCAATATTTACCGAAGATTGTCATACCAACGCTGATTGTCAGCGCGAAAAACGACCCATTTCTGTCGCCCGAATGTTTCCCCGAAGCGGTAGGGCAGGAACTCACCAACGTGTGGATGGAGTTTCCGAAAGCAGGAGGTCACTGCGGATTTCCACCCCGCACGGGCGGCATCAACGGCGATGGTACAAGCTTTCGGCCGTTCTGGTCAGAAGAGCGAGCTTTGGCATTTTTGATTGAAAACCAATAG
- the pth gene encoding aminoacyl-tRNA hydrolase, whose protein sequence is MTKFLIVGLGNIGPEYAMTRHNAGFMVLDRMAAQYGFGFSMTRLAYTAKWQHKGKQLFFVKPTTYMNLSGRAVAYYLKQENIPVENLLVITDDKDLPFGKLRLKPKGSAGGHNGLRNIDEVLTTQEYARLRVGIGSNFSKGRQVDFVLGEFPDDEVSQLPEYLDRAGDAVLSFCTMGIQQTMNNYNQ, encoded by the coding sequence ATGACTAAATTTCTTATCGTCGGCCTGGGCAACATTGGGCCAGAATATGCAATGACCCGGCATAACGCTGGCTTTATGGTTCTCGACCGGATGGCCGCTCAATATGGTTTTGGGTTTAGCATGACCCGGCTGGCCTATACCGCCAAGTGGCAACACAAAGGCAAACAACTGTTTTTTGTGAAACCCACTACCTACATGAACCTTAGCGGACGAGCGGTAGCGTATTATTTAAAACAGGAAAACATTCCGGTCGAAAACCTGCTGGTCATTACCGACGATAAAGATTTGCCGTTTGGCAAGCTGCGGTTGAAGCCCAAAGGGTCGGCAGGCGGGCACAACGGTTTGCGGAACATCGATGAAGTACTGACCACGCAGGAATACGCCCGGCTTCGGGTTGGTATCGGCAGCAATTTTTCGAAAGGCCGACAGGTCGATTTTGTGTTGGGGGAGTTTCCAGACGATGAAGTAAGCCAACTTCCTGAGTATTTGGACCGGGCTGGCGATGCTGTACTCAGCTTTTGTACTATGGGCATACAGCAAACTATGAATAATTACAATCAATGA